From the uncultured Trichococcus sp. genome, one window contains:
- the rbsK gene encoding ribokinase, with the protein MGNIMVLGSISTDFVVTADRRPETGETITGKDFRTTFGGKGANQAVASARLGGHVSMVGTVGNDLFGTELIENLKRNGIDTSNVERVTHLPSGSAHITIVDGDNAIIYIPGANNAFESARLQHLETELEKVELMVIQNEVPQEIVEAVIGLCFEKGVKVLYNPAPARTVDEALLEKVTFLTPNESEYKMMFPELSLSEGIKKYPGKLIVTLGSKGVCYHDGSVERNVPAYVVGPVDTTGAGDTFNGAFAVGIASGMDIEASLQLGNLAAALSVQRFGAQGGMPTLAELKENEHYEKTWNLE; encoded by the coding sequence ATGGGTAATATTATGGTGTTAGGAAGCATTTCAACTGATTTTGTCGTCACAGCAGACAGACGCCCAGAAACTGGGGAGACCATTACAGGGAAGGACTTCAGGACCACTTTCGGAGGGAAAGGCGCTAACCAAGCGGTTGCCAGTGCGCGCTTGGGCGGACACGTTTCGATGGTAGGGACTGTAGGCAACGATCTTTTCGGTACGGAACTGATCGAAAATCTGAAACGCAATGGCATCGATACAAGCAATGTGGAACGGGTTACACATTTACCTTCAGGATCAGCCCACATCACGATTGTCGATGGCGATAACGCAATCATTTATATCCCGGGTGCGAACAACGCATTCGAAAGCGCAAGGCTGCAACACCTGGAAACAGAACTGGAGAAAGTCGAGCTGATGGTCATCCAGAATGAGGTGCCACAAGAGATTGTCGAAGCCGTTATCGGACTGTGCTTTGAGAAAGGTGTAAAAGTGCTGTACAATCCTGCACCTGCAAGGACAGTGGATGAGGCTTTATTGGAGAAAGTCACTTTCCTGACACCGAATGAGAGCGAATACAAAATGATGTTCCCTGAATTGTCCCTTTCGGAAGGAATCAAGAAATACCCTGGGAAACTCATTGTCACACTTGGCTCCAAAGGCGTCTGCTACCATGATGGCTCGGTTGAGCGGAACGTTCCGGCGTACGTTGTCGGACCAGTGGACACTACCGGTGCCGGGGACACGTTCAATGGTGCCTTTGCGGTAGGCATCGCATCAGGAATGGATATCGAAGCCAGCCTGCAACTCGGGAATCTCGCAGCGGCGTTATCCGTACAGAGATTTGGAGCGCAAGGCGGCATGCCGACACTAGCTGAACTGAAGGAGAATGAGCATTATGAAAAAACATGGAATCTTGAATAG
- the rbsD gene encoding D-ribose pyranase, with amino-acid sequence MKKHGILNSDIAKVLADLGHTDKVVIGDAGLPIPEGVKKIDLSIRLHDPAFQTVLELLMEEMEVEKVFLAEEIKEQNPDQFERTMERMAGVDVAFVTHETFKEMTGNAKAIIRTGEATPYSNIILQSGVLF; translated from the coding sequence ATGAAAAAACATGGAATCTTGAATAGTGATATCGCAAAAGTTTTAGCGGATCTGGGACATACAGATAAAGTTGTGATCGGTGATGCGGGCCTGCCGATACCGGAAGGCGTCAAAAAGATCGATTTATCCATACGTTTGCATGATCCGGCCTTTCAGACTGTTTTGGAATTGTTGATGGAAGAGATGGAAGTGGAAAAAGTATTTTTGGCTGAGGAGATAAAGGAACAAAACCCGGACCAATTCGAGCGGACGATGGAGCGGATGGCAGGCGTTGACGTCGCCTTTGTCACTCATGAGACCTTCAAGGAAATGACAGGTAATGCAAAAGCCATTATCCGCACAGGGGAAGCGACACCTTATTCCAATATCATACTGCAATCGGGAGTCCTATTTTAG
- a CDS encoding sugar ABC transporter ATP-binding protein: MEVVMNGITKSFGTNSVLRGVDFTIKAGEVHALMGENGAGKSTLMNILTGLHKPDAGEILIDGTPKQFDSPKEAENFGLSFIHQEMNTWPEMTVVENLFLGNEIKNAIGWIDNKKMRALALETFRELGVTLDLDEEVKNLSVGQQQMIEIAKSLLSDGEVIIMDEPTAALTEREIEVLFRIIQNLKQKNVAIIYISHRMEEIFKISDRITVMRDGVSVDTKRTADTTNDEVVRKMVGRDLADYYPAKTSTIGPIVFEAKNLSSERKFQDVSFQVKSGEIVGFSGLMGAGRTEIMRSIFGIDPLDGGEMYLEDKKITITSPNDAIRQGIGFLTENRKEEGLILDYSISENISLPSIDGFRKNGLIDTQAEKDFVELLMERLQVKAEGRDDIVSGLSGGNQQKVVLAKWIGIGSKVLILDEPTRGVDVGAKREIYQLMNELADRGVAIIMVSSDLPEVLGVSDRIVVVHEGEISGELQRGEATEEKIMKLATGVM; the protein is encoded by the coding sequence ATGGAAGTTGTGATGAACGGAATCACGAAAAGTTTTGGTACCAACTCCGTTTTGAGGGGTGTTGATTTCACCATCAAGGCAGGAGAAGTCCATGCCTTGATGGGAGAAAATGGAGCCGGCAAATCGACGCTGATGAATATTTTGACTGGACTTCACAAGCCGGATGCAGGCGAAATCTTGATTGATGGTACCCCAAAGCAATTTGATAGCCCTAAGGAAGCGGAGAACTTCGGATTGAGCTTTATTCATCAAGAAATGAACACGTGGCCTGAAATGACGGTAGTCGAAAATTTATTTTTGGGAAATGAAATCAAAAACGCTATCGGATGGATCGACAACAAAAAAATGAGAGCGCTTGCTCTAGAGACGTTCCGTGAGTTGGGGGTAACCTTGGATCTGGATGAAGAAGTGAAGAACTTGTCGGTAGGGCAGCAACAGATGATCGAAATCGCGAAGTCCTTGCTTTCCGACGGTGAAGTGATCATTATGGACGAACCTACAGCAGCCCTGACTGAAAGGGAAATCGAGGTATTGTTCAGGATTATCCAGAACCTGAAGCAAAAAAATGTGGCCATCATCTATATTTCCCACAGAATGGAAGAAATCTTCAAAATCAGTGACCGCATCACGGTCATGCGTGACGGTGTATCCGTTGATACGAAGCGGACAGCTGACACAACGAATGATGAAGTGGTGCGTAAAATGGTCGGCAGGGATCTCGCTGATTATTATCCGGCGAAGACTTCCACGATCGGACCTATCGTTTTCGAAGCAAAGAACCTTTCATCGGAACGGAAATTCCAGGATGTCTCCTTCCAAGTCAAATCAGGGGAAATCGTTGGTTTTTCGGGACTTATGGGGGCAGGGCGGACTGAAATCATGCGGAGCATCTTTGGGATCGATCCGCTTGACGGTGGCGAAATGTACCTTGAAGACAAGAAAATAACCATTACCAGTCCAAATGATGCCATCCGGCAAGGAATCGGCTTCTTGACGGAGAACCGGAAAGAAGAAGGCTTGATTCTCGATTATTCCATCAGTGAAAACATCAGTCTTCCTTCAATAGACGGTTTCCGCAAGAATGGGCTGATCGACACACAAGCCGAGAAGGATTTTGTTGAGTTGCTGATGGAACGTTTGCAGGTCAAAGCCGAAGGGCGCGATGATATCGTGTCCGGATTATCCGGAGGGAACCAACAGAAAGTCGTTTTGGCCAAATGGATCGGCATCGGCTCTAAAGTCTTGATTTTGGATGAACCGACGCGCGGTGTGGACGTAGGTGCCAAAAGGGAAATCTATCAATTGATGAATGAGTTGGCGGATAGAGGTGTTGCCATCATTATGGTTTCAAGTGATTTGCCTGAGGTGCTTGGTGTCAGCGATCGCATTGTGGTTGTGCATGAAGGGGAAATATCCGGCGAGCTGCAGCGTGGAGAGGCAACAGAAGAGAAAATCATGAAATTAGCAACGGGGGTAATGTAA
- the rbsC gene encoding ribose ABC transporter permease (functions to transport ribose at high affinity; forms a complex with RbsA2C2B) gives MKLGIQALKSTKEKGPTTKKLNKLGPLLALVVLVIFVTIMNPNFLAPANLLNLLRQVSTNALIAFGMTFVIITGGIDLSVGSTLALSSALMAGMIASGLNPVLAMGIGLLLGAFLGACNGVMITKGKMAPFIATLATMTIYRGLTLVYTDGNPITGIGDSFIFKYMGRGYLFGIPFPVVVMLLFFGVLYVLLHKMTFGRKTFALGGNEKAAFIAGIKSDRIKIAIYSISGLMAAVAGIIITSRLNSAQPTAGNAYEMDAIASVVLGGTSLSGGRGRLVGTLIGALIIGTLNNGLNLLGVSSFYQQVVKGVVIIIAVLLDRKNKK, from the coding sequence ATGAAACTAGGGATACAAGCCTTAAAAAGTACCAAAGAAAAGGGTCCAACAACAAAAAAACTGAATAAATTAGGCCCTTTGCTCGCATTAGTTGTGTTGGTCATATTTGTCACCATCATGAACCCGAATTTTTTGGCTCCTGCCAATCTCCTGAACCTTTTGAGACAAGTTTCCACAAATGCACTTATCGCTTTCGGTATGACCTTTGTCATCATTACGGGTGGGATTGACCTTTCGGTAGGTTCGACGCTTGCGCTCAGTAGCGCTTTGATGGCGGGCATGATCGCTTCCGGCCTGAACCCTGTCCTTGCGATGGGAATCGGCTTGCTGCTTGGCGCTTTCTTGGGGGCCTGCAATGGTGTAATGATCACAAAAGGGAAAATGGCCCCATTCATCGCGACACTAGCAACGATGACGATCTATCGCGGACTTACTTTGGTGTACACGGATGGGAATCCTATCACCGGAATCGGCGACAGTTTCATATTCAAATACATGGGCCGTGGTTACCTTTTCGGGATTCCTTTCCCGGTAGTTGTGATGCTGCTCTTCTTCGGAGTGCTGTATGTGCTTTTGCACAAAATGACATTCGGCAGAAAGACCTTCGCACTTGGTGGGAATGAGAAGGCTGCGTTCATTGCCGGCATCAAGAGTGACCGCATAAAAATCGCCATCTATTCCATTTCCGGATTGATGGCTGCAGTCGCCGGCATCATCATCACTTCACGTTTGAACTCTGCTCAGCCGACTGCCGGTAATGCTTATGAAATGGACGCAATCGCATCCGTAGTTCTTGGAGGAACCAGTCTATCCGGAGGACGCGGAAGATTGGTGGGGACATTGATCGGAGCACTGATCATCGGAACGCTGAACAACGGTTTGAACCTGTTGGGTGTATCGAGTTTCTATCAGCAAGTGGTTAAAGGTGTTGTCATCATCATCGCTGTTTTATTGGATCGTAAGAACAAAAAATAG